The following coding sequences are from one Cygnus olor isolate bCygOlo1 chromosome 2, bCygOlo1.pri.v2, whole genome shotgun sequence window:
- the CNDP2 gene encoding cytosolic non-specific dipeptidase codes for MSALDTLFKYIDDHQDLYVKRLAEWVAIQSVSAWPEKRGEIKRMMEVAAKDIERLGGTTQLMDIGKQKLPDGSEIPLPPIVLGTLGSDPHKKTVCVYGHLDVQPAALEDGWDSEPFTLVERDGKLYGRGSTDDKGPVLAWLNALEAYQQTNQDFPVNVKFCLEGMEESGSEGLDELIFAQRDTFFKDVDYVCISDNYWLGKEKPCITYGLRGICYYFIEVECSDKDLHSGVYGGSVHEAMTDLIALMGSLIDKKGKILIPGISEAVASVTDEELALYEKIDFDLKEYAKDVGATKLLHDTKRDILMHRWRYPSLSLHGIEGAFSASGAKTVIPRKVIGKFSIRLVPNMTPEEVTKHVEDYLNKKFAELQSPNKFKVYLGHGGKPWVSDFDHPHYMAGRRAMKTVFGVDPDLTREGGSIPVTLTFQEATGKNVMLLPVGAADDGAHSQNEKLNRYNYIQGVKMLGAYLYEVSQLKD; via the exons CGGCTGGCGGAGTGGGTGGCAATCCAGAGTGTGTCAGCATGGCCAGAGAAGAGGGGTGAAATCAAACGCATGATGGAGGTTGCTGCAAAGGATATTGAGCGACTGGGAGGCACAACCCAGCTTATGGATATTGGGAAACAAAAG CTGCCTGATGGATCAGAGATCCCTCTACCTCCAATTGTTCTGGGAACGCTTGGCTCAGATCCACACAAGAAGACAGTGTGTGTTTACGGCCACCTGGACGTTCAGCCGGCGGCACTAGAGGATGGCTGGGATAGTGAGCCCTTCACACTGGTAGAAAGAGATG gaaagctgTATGGAAGAGGATCAACAGATGACAAAGGTCCAGTGCTTGCCTGGCTGAATGCCTTGGAGGCTTATCAACAAACGAACCAG gatTTTCCAGTAAATGTTAAGTTCTGCCTAGAGGGTATGGAGGAATCAGGATCAGAAGGCCTTGATGAATTGATTTTTGCTCAGCGAGACACTTTCTTCAAAGATGTTGATTACGTTTGCATTTCTGACAACTACTGGCTAGGCAAGGAAAAGCCTTGTATCACCTATGGCTTGAGGGGTATCTGCTACTACTTCATAGAG GTTGAATGCAGTGACAAGGACCTTCACTCTGGAGTTTATGGTGGTTCAGTACATGAGGCCATGACAGATCTCATTGCTCTAATGG gttCTCTTAtagacaagaaaggaaaaatcctcATCCCAGGCATTAGTGAAGCAGTGGCATCTGTTACTGATGAGGAGCTGGCATTATATGAGAAGATTGATTTTGACCTGAAAGAATATGCAAAAGATGTAGGAGCAACAAAACTACTGCATGATACAAAG agagATATCCTTATGCACAGGTGGAGATACCCTTCCTTGTCTCTCCATGGAATTGAAGGAGccttctcagcctctggagcaAAGACTGTGATTCCTAGGAAAGTGATTGGCAAGTTCTCAATCAGGCTTGTGCCAAACATGACTCCTGAAGAAGTCACAAAGCAT GTTGAAGACTACCTGAACAAAAAGTTcgcagagctgcagagccccaACAAATTCAAAGTGTACTTAGGCCATGGTGGGAAACCCTGGGTGTCTGACTTCGACCATCCACACTACATGGCTGGtaggagggccatgaagacaG tttttgGAGTTGATCCAGACCTGacaagggagggaggaagcatTCCTGTTACCCTTACTTTTCAAGAAGCAACAGGCAAGAATGTCATGCTGCTTCCTGTTGGAGCTGCAGATGATGGTGCACACTCTCAAAATGAGAAGCTAAATAG GTACAACTACATCCAGGGGGTGAAGATGCTTGGTGCGTACCTCTATGAAGTTTCCCAGCTGAAGGACTAA